One genomic region from Jiangella sp. DSM 45060 encodes:
- a CDS encoding M81 family metallopeptidase: MRLAMAGFGHEANTFAPSTATLAAWQRAGILEGEAIRQRHERSESILAGYFAYAAEEPDVEVVPLVYSWITPTGASTAEAFEHLTGLVLARLREQGPWDGVLLPQHGAAVADGHPDADGEFLRRVRAAVGPDVPIGVTLDLHANVSRRLVDHADVITVYQTNPHVDAREQGLACARLLGRTIRGEIRPVMALAELPLAAGILRMGTGQEPMRGLLAGAREQERRPGVLSVSLVEGFPYADVAEMGMSVVAVADGDPALAADAARSVAAATWERRADFVGTAPGTDEAMRQAGAADGGPVVVLDMGDNVGGGSPGDSTHLLHAARRLGVTGVAQCVYDPAVALSCAAAGVGARVELTVGGKVDDRHGSPFPIRGEVIAVTDGRFEDPSATHGGARVFDLGTSAGVRTDDGYLLALHSRPEGTWSRMQFSTLGIDPAGVPIVVAKGVHAPRAAFEPIASQLIWADTPGSTSADLSVFGFHQRRRPMYPFEPEARFDPETVR; encoded by the coding sequence ATGCGTCTGGCGATGGCAGGCTTCGGTCACGAGGCGAACACGTTCGCCCCGTCGACGGCGACGCTGGCGGCGTGGCAGCGGGCCGGCATCCTCGAGGGCGAGGCGATCCGGCAGCGTCACGAGCGGTCGGAGTCGATCCTCGCCGGCTACTTCGCCTACGCGGCCGAGGAACCTGACGTCGAGGTCGTCCCGCTGGTGTACAGCTGGATCACGCCCACCGGCGCCAGCACGGCCGAGGCGTTCGAGCACCTGACCGGTCTCGTGCTGGCGCGGCTGCGCGAGCAGGGACCGTGGGACGGCGTCCTGCTGCCGCAGCACGGCGCGGCCGTCGCGGACGGCCACCCCGACGCCGACGGCGAGTTCCTGCGGCGGGTGCGCGCGGCCGTCGGCCCGGACGTCCCGATCGGCGTCACGCTCGACCTGCACGCGAACGTCTCGCGGCGGCTGGTCGACCACGCCGACGTCATCACCGTCTACCAGACCAACCCGCACGTCGACGCGCGTGAGCAGGGCCTGGCCTGTGCCCGGCTGCTGGGCCGGACGATCCGCGGCGAGATCCGGCCGGTCATGGCGCTGGCCGAGCTGCCCCTAGCGGCCGGCATCCTGCGTATGGGCACGGGTCAGGAGCCCATGCGCGGGCTGCTCGCCGGCGCCCGCGAGCAGGAACGCCGTCCCGGGGTGCTCTCGGTGAGCCTGGTCGAGGGGTTCCCGTACGCCGACGTCGCCGAGATGGGCATGTCGGTGGTCGCCGTCGCCGACGGCGACCCGGCGCTCGCCGCCGACGCCGCCCGGTCGGTCGCGGCCGCGACCTGGGAACGTCGCGCGGACTTCGTCGGAACGGCGCCCGGTACGGACGAGGCGATGCGGCAGGCCGGCGCCGCGGACGGCGGCCCCGTGGTCGTCCTCGACATGGGCGACAACGTCGGCGGCGGCAGCCCCGGCGACTCCACCCATCTGCTGCACGCGGCCCGCCGGCTCGGCGTCACCGGTGTGGCGCAGTGCGTCTACGACCCCGCGGTGGCGCTGTCGTGCGCGGCCGCCGGCGTCGGCGCCCGGGTCGAGCTCACGGTCGGCGGCAAGGTCGACGACCGGCACGGCAGCCCGTTCCCGATCCGTGGCGAGGTCATCGCCGTCACCGACGGCCGGTTCGAGGACCCGTCGGCCACCCACGGCGGCGCCCGCGTCTTCGACCTGGGCACCTCGGCAGGGGTGCGCACCGATGACGGCTATCTGCTGGCGCTGCACTCGCGGCCCGAAGGCACCTGGAGCCGGATGCAGTTCAGCACCCTCGGCATCGACCCGGCCGGCGTGCCGATCGTCGTCGCCAAGGGCGTCCATGCCCCGCGGGCGGCGTTCGAGCCCATCGCCAGCCAGTTGATCTGGGCCGACACCCCCGGCTCCACCAGCGCCGACCTCTCCGTGTTCGGCTTCCACCAACGCCGCCGGCCGATGTACCCGTTCGAGCCCGAGGCCCGGTTCGACCCGGAGACGGTCCGATGA
- a CDS encoding aspartate aminotransferase family protein gives MHSNVRLSAPSIFFERGEGAWLYDADGNDYVDYLLGQGPNFLGHAPARVNDAVAAEARRGSVFGANHVLENEAGELFLDTVGWAERVRFGVTGTESDQAALRLARAATGRNRFVRFAGTYHGWLDNVLISMVDGKPAPGSAGQLSHSVTEAYVLPFNDAAALEATLAEHDDIAAVIVEPVMFNNGAIPPAEGFLAQVRRLCDAHGVVLIFDEVITGFRVALGGAAERFGVRPDLAVYGKAMAGGWPVSALAGSAALMDRFADGVVHAGTFNGSVPACAAVIASLKALREDPPYARLEEYGDSLMDAIVEIGRDHGLPLRAQGLPMAFHVSFGDPAPVHDYAGLAGLDLDRYAAFSHTLADHGVWVAARGIWYVSAAHADKEMAATLERFDAAAAQVSA, from the coding sequence GTGCATTCGAATGTCCGTCTGAGCGCGCCGTCGATCTTCTTCGAGCGGGGCGAGGGCGCCTGGCTCTACGACGCCGACGGCAATGACTACGTGGACTACCTGCTCGGGCAGGGCCCCAACTTTCTCGGTCACGCGCCGGCACGGGTGAACGACGCGGTGGCGGCCGAGGCGCGGCGCGGATCGGTGTTCGGCGCCAACCACGTCCTCGAGAACGAGGCGGGGGAGCTGTTCCTCGACACCGTCGGCTGGGCCGAGCGGGTGCGCTTCGGCGTCACCGGCACCGAGTCCGACCAGGCGGCGCTGCGGCTGGCCCGCGCGGCCACCGGCCGCAACCGGTTCGTCCGCTTCGCCGGCACGTATCACGGCTGGCTGGACAACGTCCTGATCTCCATGGTCGACGGCAAGCCTGCCCCAGGCAGCGCCGGCCAGCTGTCGCACAGCGTCACCGAGGCGTACGTGCTGCCGTTCAACGACGCCGCCGCCCTGGAGGCGACGCTGGCCGAGCACGACGACATCGCGGCGGTGATCGTGGAGCCGGTCATGTTCAACAACGGCGCCATCCCGCCGGCCGAGGGGTTCCTGGCGCAGGTGCGCCGGCTCTGCGACGCGCACGGCGTCGTGCTCATCTTCGACGAGGTCATCACCGGGTTCCGGGTCGCGCTGGGCGGCGCCGCCGAGCGGTTCGGGGTGCGGCCCGACCTCGCCGTCTACGGCAAGGCGATGGCCGGCGGCTGGCCGGTGTCGGCGCTCGCGGGCTCCGCCGCGCTGATGGACCGGTTCGCCGACGGCGTCGTCCACGCGGGCACCTTCAACGGCTCCGTGCCGGCCTGCGCCGCCGTCATCGCCAGCCTGAAGGCGCTGCGCGAGGACCCGCCGTACGCGCGGCTGGAGGAGTACGGCGACTCGCTGATGGACGCGATCGTCGAGATCGGCCGCGACCACGGTCTGCCGCTGCGTGCGCAGGGCCTGCCGATGGCCTTCCACGTGTCCTTCGGCGACCCCGCGCCGGTGCACGACTACGCCGGCCTGGCCGGCCTCGACCTCGACCGCTACGCGGCGTTCTCGCACACGCTGGCCGACCACGGCGTCTGGGTCGCCGCCCGGGGCATCTGGTACGTCTCGGCCGCGCACGCGGACAAGGAGATGGCGGCGACGCTGGAGCGGTTCGACGCCGCCGCGGCACAGGTGTCCGCTTGA
- a CDS encoding RraA family protein, which translates to MSVEPVPMRWLAEMERYSTPTIANAIETFDVRPRSEGFLDATVRHVAGGPGPWTAYAATARMRSAQRSDDAVPLVELLRHIAELPEPRVVVVEDLDERPVGALWGEVMAYIHRAHGCVGAVTNGGVRDIDEVGSLGFRFYASSVLVSHAHAHLVEVGVPVRVGGMVVEPGALLHGDAHGVVEVPRAIAGEVAAAAHAVETTEREIIGHVRQGRLDVERFGDFLAAYE; encoded by the coding sequence ATGAGCGTCGAACCGGTGCCGATGCGCTGGCTGGCCGAGATGGAGCGGTACTCGACACCGACGATCGCCAACGCGATCGAGACCTTCGACGTCCGGCCGCGGTCGGAAGGCTTCCTCGACGCCACCGTGCGGCACGTCGCCGGCGGGCCGGGCCCGTGGACGGCGTACGCGGCCACCGCGCGCATGCGGTCGGCGCAGCGATCGGACGACGCCGTGCCCCTGGTCGAGTTGCTGCGGCACATCGCGGAGCTGCCGGAGCCGCGCGTCGTGGTCGTCGAGGACCTCGACGAGCGGCCGGTCGGCGCGCTGTGGGGCGAGGTCATGGCGTACATCCACCGCGCCCACGGCTGCGTCGGCGCCGTCACCAACGGCGGCGTCCGCGACATCGACGAGGTCGGCTCCCTGGGCTTCCGCTTCTACGCGAGCTCGGTGCTGGTGTCGCACGCCCACGCGCACCTGGTCGAGGTCGGGGTGCCGGTGCGGGTCGGCGGGATGGTCGTCGAGCCCGGCGCGCTGCTGCACGGCGACGCGCACGGCGTCGTCGAGGTGCCACGCGCGATCGCCGGGGAGGTCGCCGCGGCGGCGCACGCGGTGGAGACGACCGAGCGGGAGATCATCGGCCACGTCAGGCAGGGACGACTCGACGTCGAGAGATTCGGCGACTTCCTCGCCGCCTACGAGTAG
- a CDS encoding IclR family transcriptional regulator, with protein MTNDSSYPIRAVERVCDILDLVQQRPDGLTLVDVTKATKLPKSSAFRYLTALEARGYVERGEDGRFLVGLALNSERLDVLTQRVRPYLEKLRDEFGETVSLGMFDRGGVYYLAIVESQRATRTVQRPNMRYPIHASAFGKVFTAWRPDGEVRALLEREGMPRYTEHTITDPEDYLRELARIRERGYAINDREGEPDSRCVAVPVHGLRLPISMSLSAPLSRLSMDDVPLVAEALTEAAREFSALSTRPRDQSEPDEADTP; from the coding sequence ATGACCAACGACTCCTCCTACCCGATCCGCGCTGTCGAGCGCGTCTGCGACATCCTCGACCTGGTGCAGCAACGGCCCGACGGGCTGACGCTGGTCGACGTCACCAAGGCCACCAAGCTGCCGAAGAGCTCGGCGTTCCGCTACCTCACCGCGCTCGAGGCGCGCGGCTACGTCGAGCGCGGCGAGGACGGCCGCTTCCTCGTCGGGCTGGCGCTGAACTCCGAGCGGCTCGACGTCCTCACCCAGCGGGTCCGCCCGTACCTGGAGAAACTCCGCGACGAGTTCGGTGAGACCGTCAGCCTGGGCATGTTCGACCGCGGCGGCGTCTACTACCTGGCGATCGTCGAGAGCCAGCGGGCCACCCGGACGGTGCAGCGGCCGAACATGCGGTACCCGATCCACGCCTCGGCGTTCGGCAAGGTGTTCACCGCCTGGCGCCCGGACGGCGAGGTGCGCGCCCTGCTGGAGCGCGAGGGCATGCCGCGCTACACCGAGCACACCATCACCGATCCGGAGGACTACCTGCGCGAACTGGCCCGGATCCGGGAGCGCGGCTACGCCATCAACGATCGCGAGGGCGAGCCGGACAGCCGCTGCGTGGCCGTGCCGGTGCACGGCCTGCGGCTGCCGATCTCGATGAGCCTGTCCGCGCCGCTGTCCCGCCTCAGCATGGACGACGTCCCGCTGGTCGCCGAGGCGCTCACGGAGGCGGCGCGCGAGTTCTCGGCGCTCTCCACCCGGCCGCGGGACCAGTCCGAGCCGGACGAGGCAGACACGCCCTAG
- a CDS encoding succinylglutamate desuccinylase/aspartoacylase family protein, which translates to MTAAWREHRLTGPGGAGIDVHELDSGAPGPAVVILGGVHGNEVGGILAAARLTRLPLPLRAGRLRVVPVTHEAAYEADTRVGPGDGLNLARVFPGRAGGSATERLAHLVTEELLRTADVLVDLHTSSPDTDMPLFAGCLDDGSDAADRAVRLALAFGAPVVWTHGALGPGRTLTVAQELGIPAIYAESPVGGVLDERYLDAYVSGVRRVLADLAMLPDETSPGATVPVWVHGDGDVDMFSQVAVGGMFHAEVALMDRVEAGQLVGTVVDTRAQVLEHVHAAASGHVVTLRRAAHVHPGTPVAGIAAARPAQLGLPSDALVPSGALR; encoded by the coding sequence ATGACCGCGGCGTGGCGGGAGCACCGGCTGACGGGCCCGGGCGGAGCGGGGATCGACGTCCACGAGCTGGACAGCGGCGCACCCGGGCCGGCCGTCGTGATCCTCGGCGGCGTGCACGGCAACGAGGTCGGCGGCATCCTGGCCGCGGCCCGGCTGACCCGGCTGCCGCTGCCGCTGCGCGCCGGCCGGTTGCGCGTCGTCCCCGTCACGCACGAGGCGGCGTACGAGGCGGACACCCGGGTGGGCCCCGGCGACGGACTCAACCTGGCCCGGGTGTTCCCCGGGCGGGCCGGCGGGTCGGCCACGGAACGGCTGGCGCACCTGGTGACCGAGGAGTTGCTGCGCACCGCCGATGTGCTGGTCGACCTGCACACGTCCAGCCCCGACACGGACATGCCGCTCTTCGCGGGCTGCCTCGACGACGGGTCGGACGCTGCGGACCGCGCGGTGCGGCTGGCGCTGGCGTTCGGCGCGCCGGTGGTGTGGACGCACGGCGCGCTGGGCCCCGGGCGCACGCTGACGGTGGCCCAGGAGCTCGGCATCCCGGCGATCTACGCGGAGTCGCCGGTGGGCGGTGTGCTCGACGAGCGGTACCTCGACGCGTACGTGTCCGGTGTGCGGCGGGTACTGGCCGATCTCGCGATGCTCCCCGATGAGACCTCTCCGGGCGCTACGGTGCCGGTATGGGTGCACGGCGACGGTGACGTCGACATGTTCTCTCAGGTCGCCGTCGGCGGGATGTTCCACGCGGAGGTCGCACTGATGGACCGGGTCGAGGCCGGCCAGCTGGTCGGGACGGTCGTCGACACTCGCGCGCAGGTGCTCGAGCACGTGCACGCCGCCGCGTCCGGTCACGTCGTCACCCTGCGACGTGCCGCGCACGTCCATCCCGGAACCCCGGTCGCCGGCATCGCCGCCGCCCGACCGGCACAGCTCGGACTGCCGTCCGACGCGCTCGTCCCGTCTGGAGCACTCAGATGA
- a CDS encoding pyridoxal-phosphate dependent enzyme — protein MTEGMWRYADRLPAVAPKSIVTLGEGGTPVLDLTEALGRRLGVASVLAKAEDRNPTGSFKARIASVAYSLVNERGLAGTVGTSSGNGGAAAAAYAAAAGSRAILFTLTDTAPVKLREILVMGATVHRVAGVGHDAASTRAVADAIAEQAEQRGFAPMLTAFHYAPEAMQGVSTIAFELAEQAPELTALYLPVGGGGLLTGVHRGYRDLGRVPRLVGVQPSGSAALRRALDGFPGGIAGTVRTTVSGLQMAALYDTDGAVGAVRESGGHAVEVGDEAIWQAQEELARCGLLVEPAGATALAGLFADARAGRLRRDDRVAIVLTGAGYKDRDALRRMAPADDTPVISAGDVPARLDALLGRTR, from the coding sequence GTGACCGAGGGAATGTGGCGCTACGCGGACCGTCTGCCGGCCGTCGCGCCCAAGAGCATCGTCACCCTGGGCGAGGGCGGCACTCCGGTGCTGGACCTCACCGAGGCGCTCGGCCGCCGGCTCGGCGTGGCGTCGGTGCTGGCGAAGGCGGAGGACCGCAATCCGACCGGCTCGTTCAAGGCGCGCATCGCATCGGTCGCGTACTCGCTGGTGAACGAGCGCGGCCTGGCCGGGACGGTCGGGACGTCCTCGGGGAACGGCGGCGCGGCGGCCGCCGCCTACGCCGCGGCGGCCGGGTCGCGGGCCATCCTCTTCACGCTCACGGACACCGCGCCGGTGAAGCTGCGGGAGATCCTGGTCATGGGCGCGACGGTGCACCGCGTGGCCGGCGTCGGGCACGACGCCGCGTCCACCCGCGCCGTCGCCGACGCCATCGCCGAGCAGGCGGAGCAGCGCGGGTTCGCACCGATGCTGACCGCGTTCCACTACGCGCCCGAGGCCATGCAGGGGGTGTCGACGATCGCCTTCGAGCTGGCCGAGCAGGCGCCGGAGCTGACGGCGCTGTACCTGCCGGTCGGCGGCGGCGGCCTGCTCACCGGCGTGCACCGCGGCTACCGCGACCTCGGCCGCGTCCCGCGTCTGGTCGGCGTCCAGCCGTCCGGGTCCGCGGCGCTGCGCCGCGCCCTCGACGGCTTCCCCGGCGGCATCGCCGGGACGGTGCGGACGACGGTGTCGGGACTGCAGATGGCGGCGCTCTACGACACCGACGGCGCTGTCGGCGCGGTGCGCGAGTCCGGCGGGCACGCCGTCGAGGTCGGTGACGAGGCGATCTGGCAGGCGCAGGAGGAGCTGGCCCGGTGCGGCCTGCTGGTCGAGCCGGCCGGTGCCACCGCGCTGGCAGGGCTGTTCGCCGACGCCCGCGCCGGGCGGCTGCGGCGCGACGACCGGGTGGCGATCGTGCTCACAGGCGCCGGCTACAAGGACCGCGACGCGCTGCGGCGGATGGCCCCCGCCGACGACACGCCGGTGATCTCGGCCGGCGACGTTCCCGCCCGGCTCGACGCGCTACTCGGGCGGACGCGATGA
- a CDS encoding ABC transporter ATP-binding protein, whose product MSGNDPLLAVDGLVKHFPVRGGVLQRQVATVRAVDGVSFEIGRGETLALVGESGCGKSTVGKTIMRFHPPTAGTVRFDGRDLAAMKARELRAVRRDIQFVFQDPFASLPARMPVGDILAEPLEIHGVGDRRSRRARVVELLELVGLGADSVNRYPHEFSGGQRQRVGIARALALEPRLLILDEPVSALDVSIQAQVINLLARLQRQLGVAYLFIAHDLAVVQHLAHRVAVMYLGHIVEYGEAGTVFTRPAHPYTQALLSAVPVPDPRLRDLDRRILLSGDLPSPADPPAGCPFHTRCWKAEDRCRAERPVLEIRTPGGAGTACHFAAEAELTSGPAGRTAT is encoded by the coding sequence ATGAGCGGCAACGATCCGCTGCTGGCGGTCGACGGGCTGGTGAAGCACTTCCCCGTGCGCGGCGGGGTCCTGCAGCGCCAGGTCGCCACCGTCCGCGCGGTCGACGGCGTGTCGTTCGAGATCGGGAGGGGCGAGACGCTGGCCCTGGTCGGCGAGTCCGGCTGCGGCAAGTCGACCGTGGGCAAGACGATCATGCGGTTCCACCCGCCCACGGCCGGCACCGTCCGGTTCGACGGCCGCGACCTCGCCGCGATGAAGGCGCGCGAGCTGCGTGCCGTCCGCCGCGACATCCAGTTCGTCTTCCAGGACCCGTTCGCCTCGCTGCCGGCCCGCATGCCGGTCGGCGACATCCTGGCCGAGCCGCTGGAGATCCACGGGGTGGGCGACCGCCGGTCGCGCCGGGCCCGGGTCGTCGAGCTGCTCGAGCTGGTCGGCCTGGGTGCCGACTCCGTCAACCGCTACCCGCACGAGTTCTCCGGCGGGCAGCGGCAGCGGGTCGGCATCGCCCGCGCACTGGCGCTGGAGCCGCGGCTGCTCATCCTGGACGAGCCGGTGTCCGCGCTGGACGTGTCGATCCAGGCCCAGGTGATCAACCTGCTGGCGCGGCTGCAGCGTCAGCTCGGGGTGGCGTACCTGTTCATCGCGCACGACCTGGCCGTGGTCCAGCACCTCGCGCACCGGGTGGCGGTGATGTACCTCGGGCACATCGTCGAGTACGGCGAGGCCGGCACCGTCTTCACCCGGCCGGCGCACCCGTACACCCAGGCGCTGCTGTCCGCCGTGCCGGTGCCTGACCCGCGGCTGCGCGACCTCGACCGCCGGATCCTGCTCAGCGGCGACCTGCCGAGCCCGGCCGACCCGCCGGCCGGCTGCCCGTTCCACACCAGGTGCTGGAAGGCCGAGGACCGGTGCCGGGCGGAGCGGCCGGTGCTGGAGATCCGGACGCCCGGCGGTGCGGGCACGGCCTGCCACTTCGCCGCCGAGGCGGAGCTGACCAGCGGACCGGCCGGGAGGACGGCGACGTGA
- a CDS encoding ABC transporter ATP-binding protein, protein MTEPLLSIENLVTEFRVEGGTVPAVNGAGYQVMPGETVGVVGESGSGKSVTVASVLGLLPSSGRVVSGTARFAGRDLLALRERELEQIRGRDIGLVFQDPMTALNPVMTIGEQIAESLRRHAPISRRAAATRVAELLAEVGIPSPKERARQYPHQFSGGMRQRAMIAMAMANRPRLIIADEPTTALDVTIQAQILDLLRRVQREHDAALVMITHDLGVIAEMTERVVVMYAGRVVETADVDSIFHRPRHPYTRGLLRSLPRLGERRDELPAIGGQPPDPRRLPDGCAFRVRCELSGGRAECGFQPALTEVAAGHVSACHFHSELAAEEVA, encoded by the coding sequence ATGACCGAGCCGCTGCTGTCGATCGAGAACCTCGTCACCGAGTTCCGGGTGGAGGGCGGCACCGTCCCGGCCGTCAACGGCGCCGGCTACCAGGTCATGCCCGGCGAGACCGTCGGGGTGGTGGGGGAGTCCGGCTCCGGCAAGAGCGTGACCGTCGCGTCCGTGCTGGGCCTGCTGCCGTCGTCCGGCCGGGTGGTGTCGGGGACCGCCCGGTTCGCCGGGCGCGACCTGCTCGCGCTGCGCGAGCGCGAGCTCGAGCAGATCCGGGGCCGCGACATCGGGCTGGTCTTCCAGGACCCGATGACGGCGCTCAACCCGGTGATGACCATCGGCGAGCAGATCGCCGAGAGCCTGCGCCGGCACGCGCCGATCTCGCGGCGGGCGGCGGCCACGCGGGTGGCCGAGCTGCTCGCCGAGGTCGGCATCCCCTCGCCGAAGGAGCGGGCGCGGCAGTATCCGCACCAGTTCTCCGGCGGCATGCGCCAGCGGGCGATGATCGCGATGGCCATGGCGAACCGTCCCCGGCTGATCATCGCCGACGAGCCGACGACGGCGCTGGACGTCACCATCCAGGCGCAGATCCTGGACCTGCTCCGGCGGGTCCAGCGCGAGCACGACGCCGCGCTGGTGATGATCACGCACGATCTCGGCGTGATCGCCGAGATGACCGAGCGGGTGGTGGTCATGTACGCCGGCCGGGTGGTCGAGACCGCCGACGTCGACTCGATCTTCCATCGTCCCCGGCACCCGTACACCCGGGGCCTGCTCCGCAGCCTGCCCCGGCTGGGGGAGCGGCGCGACGAGCTGCCCGCCATCGGCGGGCAGCCGCCGGACCCGCGCCGGCTGCCGGACGGGTGCGCCTTCCGGGTGCGCTGCGAGCTGTCCGGCGGACGGGCGGAGTGCGGGTTCCAGCCGGCACTGACGGAGGTCGCCGCCGGCCACGTCAGCGCCTGCCACTTCCACAGCGAGCTGGCGGCGGAGGAGGTGGCATGA
- a CDS encoding ABC transporter permease, producing MTALDTMTTSAGPPEGQGSLSPGQLAVRRFRRHKVAVAGLVVLVLFGLAAIVLPFFLDDPNAVDPTAIRQGPGDGHLLGTDSAGRDVLARLVAGGRVSLLVGLSVAALTTTIGLVLGAVAGYFRGWVDAVLSRITDVVLSFPTLIIVIVVVAFVGPSVTALILGIGLFHWPVAFRIVRGLTLSLREQDSIQAVSGLGAGPARVLRKHVVPAVVAPLTVVATLEVAQAILLEAALSFIGLGVPPPTASWGNMLNEAQSLTILESMPWLWLPPGIAIALTVLAVNFVGDGLRDAADPRAAR from the coding sequence ATGACCGCACTGGACACCATGACGACGTCGGCCGGGCCGCCGGAGGGGCAGGGCTCGCTGTCGCCTGGACAGCTGGCCGTCCGGCGGTTCCGGAGGCACAAGGTGGCGGTGGCCGGGCTGGTGGTGCTGGTCCTGTTCGGCCTGGCCGCCATCGTGCTGCCGTTCTTCCTGGACGACCCGAACGCGGTGGACCCGACGGCGATCCGGCAGGGGCCCGGTGACGGGCACCTGCTCGGCACCGACTCGGCCGGACGCGACGTGCTGGCCCGGCTGGTCGCCGGTGGCCGGGTGTCGCTGCTGGTCGGGCTGAGCGTGGCCGCCCTGACGACGACCATCGGGCTGGTGCTGGGCGCGGTCGCCGGGTACTTCCGCGGCTGGGTCGACGCCGTGCTCAGTCGCATCACCGACGTCGTCCTGTCGTTCCCGACGCTGATCATCGTCATCGTCGTGGTGGCCTTCGTCGGACCCAGCGTCACGGCGCTGATCCTGGGCATCGGCCTGTTCCACTGGCCGGTCGCGTTCCGGATCGTCCGCGGCCTGACGCTGTCGCTGCGCGAGCAGGACTCCATCCAGGCGGTCTCCGGGCTGGGCGCCGGACCGGCGCGGGTGCTGCGCAAGCACGTCGTGCCCGCCGTCGTCGCGCCGCTCACGGTGGTCGCGACGCTGGAGGTGGCGCAGGCCATCCTGCTGGAAGCGGCGCTGTCGTTCATCGGCCTCGGCGTTCCGCCGCCGACCGCGAGCTGGGGGAACATGCTCAACGAGGCACAGTCGCTGACCATCCTGGAGTCGATGCCGTGGCTCTGGCTGCCGCCGGGCATCGCCATCGCGCTCACCGTCCTCGCCGTGAACTTCGTCGGCGACGGCCTGCGCGACGCCGCCGACCCGAGGGCGGCCCGATGA
- a CDS encoding ABC transporter permease, producing MLAFIVRRLAISVVVLAGISVLLFVLLQLMPGDPAEMMVDPFSFSGDRAAAVQQRREELGLDQSLFVQYIRWIGEFVQGNLGFSYSTQRPVTEIMLERFGPTARLMGTGLVIALLVGIPVGILAAMRRNTAVDYGATVLSLIAISIPSFFVALIGIYVFGLKLGWLPTAGINSAGGGGFADSVRHLVLPAAILGLALAGPYVRYARAAMLEVLGQDYLTTARSKGLARRRVIGRHALHNALIPLVTVVAVQIPTLFAGAVIIEQIFAWPGMGRMALDAVRARDYPILLGFVMAVAVLVLLCNLIADIAYAIIDPRIRLSGARA from the coding sequence GTGCTCGCCTTCATCGTCCGCCGCCTGGCGATCTCCGTCGTGGTCCTCGCCGGCATCAGCGTGCTGCTGTTCGTGCTGTTGCAGCTGATGCCGGGGGACCCGGCGGAGATGATGGTCGATCCCTTCAGCTTCAGCGGCGACCGGGCGGCGGCCGTCCAGCAGCGGCGCGAGGAGCTGGGCCTGGACCAGTCCCTGTTCGTGCAGTACATCCGCTGGATCGGGGAGTTCGTCCAGGGCAACCTCGGCTTCTCCTACAGCACCCAGCGGCCGGTGACCGAGATCATGCTGGAGCGGTTCGGGCCGACGGCCCGGCTGATGGGGACCGGGCTGGTCATCGCGCTGCTGGTGGGCATCCCGGTCGGCATTCTCGCGGCGATGCGGCGCAACACCGCCGTCGACTACGGCGCGACGGTGCTCAGCCTCATCGCCATCTCGATCCCGAGCTTCTTCGTCGCGCTCATCGGGATCTACGTGTTCGGCCTGAAGCTGGGCTGGCTGCCGACCGCCGGCATCAACAGCGCCGGCGGCGGCGGGTTCGCCGACTCCGTCCGGCACCTGGTGCTGCCGGCCGCGATCCTCGGGCTCGCGCTGGCCGGGCCGTACGTGCGCTACGCACGGGCGGCGATGCTGGAGGTCCTCGGCCAGGACTACCTGACGACGGCCCGTTCCAAGGGCCTGGCGCGACGGCGGGTGATCGGCCGGCACGCGTTGCACAACGCGCTGATCCCGCTGGTCACCGTCGTCGCGGTGCAGATCCCGACGCTGTTCGCGGGCGCCGTGATCATCGAGCAGATCTTCGCCTGGCCGGGGATGGGCCGCATGGCGCTGGACGCCGTGCGCGCCCGCGACTACCCGATCCTGCTCGGGTTCGTGATGGCGGTCGCGGTGCTGGTGCTGCTGTGCAACCTGATCGCCGACATCGCCTACGCGATCATCGATCCACGCATCCGACTGTCTGGAGCACGCGCATGA